A portion of the Mesobacillus sp. AQ2 genome contains these proteins:
- a CDS encoding flavin reductase family protein has product MKFNPDDLSTKEMYKLLTGSVVPRPIAWVSTISEDGVHNLAPFSFFTVASRQPPMLCISIGPGVGEREGTEKDTLVNIRSSKEFVINIVSTPLGNEMQKSSENLPEKINEFDEAGLSAIKSDLVKPMRIKESPINIECKLEQIIPLGSDNLIIGRVVNYHIRDEFYLGNYKVDLEKLQPLGRLAGNYSESKEFFTLPR; this is encoded by the coding sequence TTGAAATTTAATCCTGACGACCTTTCTACAAAGGAAATGTATAAGCTATTGACCGGTTCAGTTGTTCCGCGTCCAATAGCATGGGTTTCAACCATTTCTGAAGATGGCGTGCACAATCTCGCGCCATTTAGTTTTTTTACCGTTGCTTCAAGACAACCCCCTATGCTTTGTATTTCTATCGGACCTGGGGTAGGTGAAAGAGAAGGCACTGAAAAGGATACATTGGTTAATATTCGTTCAAGCAAGGAATTTGTCATCAATATTGTTAGTACGCCACTCGGTAATGAAATGCAAAAAAGCTCAGAAAATCTTCCGGAAAAGATTAATGAATTTGATGAAGCAGGACTTTCTGCCATTAAAAGTGATTTGGTAAAACCGATGAGGATCAAAGAATCACCGATTAATATTGAATGTAAGCTTGAACAAATTATCCCGCTTGGCAGTGACAATCTTATTATTGGAAGAGTAGTAAATTACCATATCCGTGATGAATTTTATCTTGGAAATTATAAAGTTGATTTAGAGAAACTTCAGCCGCTTGGAAGGTTGGCGGGGAATTACAGCGAAAGTAAAGAATTTTTTACGCTGCCCAGATGA
- a CDS encoding sodium:solute symporter family protein — MNLTFAGPDGIIILSVFAIAMLLIGYFSGRGETNLHHSLSNYYLAGKNLGFIALFFTLYATQYSGNTIVGYAPTAYRTGFSWLQSISFMTIIIGIYLLFAPRLYVISKRQNFVTPTDWLQFRFKSKAVTLLSIFLMLWGLGNYLLEQLVAIGQAVSGMTGGTIPYEIAVLVFVVVMLVYEWMGGMKAVAFTDVLQGIILMIGIFVFLGGALYLVGGHFPDVTRFIADTEPAKVAVPTMDISINWFSMLVLVGLGASIYPHAVQRIYSAESERTLKKSFARMAWMPPITTGLVFVVGIIGLMLYPGLDKSGSEQLVGLMANDIAAINPFFYWMMIIFFGGIVAAIISTADSVLLSFSSMLSNDVYGKFINPGASEHKKVMVGKIGGIIAVFGLLWIAWNPPGTLYDIFVLKFELLVQVFPAFVLGLYWKRLSGKAVFWGMLAGAVLAGFLTLTGHKTVFGIHGGVLGLGLNFFVCLVGSLIIPATAKSSLKDEELAVLEMRA, encoded by the coding sequence ATGAATCTAACCTTTGCCGGTCCAGATGGAATTATCATTTTGAGTGTATTTGCCATTGCCATGTTATTAATCGGGTATTTTTCCGGTCGCGGAGAAACAAATTTGCATCATAGTCTTTCAAATTATTATTTAGCTGGAAAAAATCTTGGTTTTATTGCCTTATTCTTTACGTTATACGCTACGCAATACAGCGGAAATACCATCGTAGGTTATGCACCAACAGCCTACAGAACGGGATTTTCATGGCTGCAGTCCATTTCCTTCATGACAATCATCATAGGCATTTACTTGCTTTTCGCACCTAGACTCTATGTCATTTCCAAACGTCAGAATTTCGTAACACCGACAGACTGGCTCCAGTTTAGATTTAAATCCAAGGCTGTCACATTATTAAGTATATTCCTGATGCTGTGGGGCCTCGGCAACTATCTGCTTGAACAGCTTGTGGCAATCGGGCAGGCAGTATCGGGAATGACCGGCGGGACCATCCCTTATGAAATTGCCGTATTAGTCTTTGTTGTAGTTATGCTGGTTTACGAATGGATGGGCGGGATGAAGGCAGTTGCGTTCACAGACGTCCTCCAGGGAATCATCCTTATGATTGGTATATTTGTATTCCTTGGCGGAGCCCTCTACCTTGTCGGCGGCCACTTTCCGGATGTTACTAGATTTATTGCAGACACCGAGCCAGCAAAAGTGGCGGTACCAACAATGGATATTTCTATTAACTGGTTTAGTATGCTAGTTCTTGTAGGTCTTGGGGCTTCTATCTATCCTCATGCTGTACAGAGGATTTACTCTGCTGAAAGTGAGAGGACCCTTAAGAAATCTTTTGCCAGAATGGCATGGATGCCGCCAATCACAACGGGTCTTGTATTCGTTGTAGGTATCATTGGTCTAATGCTGTATCCGGGTCTTGATAAGAGTGGTTCCGAGCAGCTAGTTGGATTGATGGCTAATGATATTGCAGCAATTAATCCCTTCTTCTATTGGATGATGATCATCTTCTTTGGGGGAATTGTGGCTGCGATTATTTCCACTGCTGATTCTGTATTATTAAGCTTTTCATCAATGTTATCAAATGATGTTTATGGAAAATTCATTAACCCGGGCGCCAGCGAACATAAAAAAGTTATGGTCGGAAAAATCGGCGGGATTATTGCAGTCTTTGGATTGCTGTGGATAGCATGGAATCCTCCAGGAACATTGTATGATATTTTTGTACTGAAGTTTGAATTGCTTGTTCAGGTATTCCCTGCCTTCGTCCTTGGACTTTATTGGAAGCGCTTATCAGGAAAAGCTGTGTTTTGGGGAATGCTTGCGGGAGCAGTACTTGCTGGCTTCCTGACTCTTACTGGCCATAAAACGGTGTTTGGGATCCATGGCGGGGTCCTTGGATTAGGATTGAACTTCTTTGTATGCCTGGTTGGTTCACTGATCATTCCTGCAACAGCTAAATCTTCACTTAAGGATGAAGAACTGGCTGTACTGGAAATGAGGGCATAA
- a CDS encoding MFS transporter, translating into MQLNLLLKNKAVEVKEPWRMLLWLLAAQIMVAFIGRSLGPLGVLIGMDLSLSKAQIGLLPSALFLGQSISSIPAGFLVDRVGSRKLLLIISLCTGISFLFMTMSSHFALIMILVMIGGLGYGAMHPVTNRGIIYWFSLKQRGTAMGIKQTGITGGAALASLLLLPAAVAFGWRPVLFFACFLLIIIGFAAFKGYRDPLEAQTSKQGSIKSMFRSLLQLFRHKQLLLVSLSATGLNGSQMCLTTYLVLFAHEHFHLSIVMSGMLLLISEVSGSAGRVAWGMISDRIFNGRRIIILIMIAIITAICSVTVTFLPQHTPFIGLVPIILLFGFAVSGFNGIWMNLASELVPKEFAGISSGFSILFGSAGVIIMPPLFGYLIDRSGTYMYGWYFISCLMIAVLILLFILRKQQQSVSTITET; encoded by the coding sequence ATGCAATTGAATTTGTTATTAAAAAATAAGGCGGTTGAAGTGAAGGAGCCATGGCGAATGCTGTTATGGCTCCTTGCCGCTCAAATCATGGTGGCTTTTATCGGAAGGAGCCTGGGACCGCTGGGAGTGTTAATCGGTATGGACCTTTCCCTCTCAAAGGCGCAAATTGGGCTGCTTCCTTCTGCATTATTTTTAGGGCAGTCGATAAGCTCTATTCCTGCAGGTTTTTTGGTTGACCGCGTCGGTTCGAGAAAGCTGTTATTGATTATTTCCCTTTGTACCGGAATCAGCTTTTTATTCATGACGATGAGTTCCCATTTTGCGTTGATTATGATATTGGTCATGATAGGCGGTTTAGGCTATGGAGCCATGCATCCGGTTACGAATAGGGGAATCATATACTGGTTTTCACTGAAACAGCGGGGAACCGCTATGGGAATTAAACAAACTGGGATAACTGGAGGGGCAGCATTAGCGAGTCTATTGCTCTTACCTGCAGCAGTAGCGTTTGGGTGGAGGCCAGTTCTCTTTTTTGCCTGTTTTCTGCTTATAATAATTGGATTCGCAGCGTTTAAAGGTTATCGGGACCCTTTGGAAGCACAAACCAGCAAACAGGGTTCCATTAAAAGTATGTTTAGATCTCTATTACAATTATTCCGACATAAACAGCTTTTATTAGTAAGCCTCAGTGCCACTGGACTGAATGGCTCACAAATGTGCTTAACCACATACCTGGTTCTCTTTGCACATGAACACTTTCACCTTTCTATCGTCATGTCAGGGATGCTGCTGTTGATTTCTGAAGTAAGCGGCTCAGCTGGCAGGGTAGCATGGGGCATGATCAGTGACAGGATTTTTAATGGGAGACGGATTATCATTTTGATCATGATTGCCATCATAACGGCAATATGCAGTGTGACCGTAACATTTTTACCCCAGCATACTCCTTTTATAGGGCTCGTTCCAATTATCTTACTATTTGGGTTTGCCGTTTCAGGTTTCAATGGGATCTGGATGAACTTGGCCTCTGAACTTGTCCCAAAGGAGTTTGCTGGAATTTCGAGTGGGTTCAGTATTTTATTCGGTTCTGCCGGAGTAATCATCATGCCGCCTTTATTCGGATATCTCATCGACAGGAGCGGCACCTATATGTATGGCTGGTATTTTATTAGCTGCTTGATGATAGCAGTGTTAATTTTGCTTTTTATTTTGAGAAAACAGCAACAATCAGTTTCAACGATAACTGAGACATAA
- a CDS encoding DUF2200 domain-containing protein, with amino-acid sequence MSKHKIFTMSVASVYPHYVKKAERKGRTKTEVDEIMRWMTGYTQEELESQLEKQTDFETFFADAPQLNPSRTLIKGVICGVRVEEIEEPTMREIRYLDKLIDELAKGKAMEKILRK; translated from the coding sequence ATGAGCAAACATAAGATCTTTACAATGAGTGTCGCAAGTGTATATCCTCATTATGTGAAGAAGGCGGAAAGAAAAGGACGTACAAAAACTGAAGTGGATGAAATCATGCGTTGGATGACCGGTTATACCCAGGAAGAGTTGGAATCACAGCTGGAAAAACAGACAGACTTTGAGACCTTCTTCGCCGACGCTCCCCAACTTAATCCTTCAAGGACTTTAATCAAAGGTGTCATTTGCGGTGTTCGAGTGGAAGAAATCGAAGAACCGACCATGAGGGAAATTCGCTATTTGGACAAGCTGATCGATGAATTGGCAAAGGGAAAAGCGATGGAAAAGATTTTAAGGAAATAA